In the genome of Defluviitalea raffinosedens, the window TCTAATTTTTTCTCTTCTCCGGAAATAGAATTTAAAAGTGCTCTCCCTGGATAGATTCTAAGGGCGGCCTCTATAACTTCTGGGCTGGAGGAATCTATACATAAAGGCAATTCGCTCAAGGTAGAGAGGTTCTCTACCACATTCACCATAACCTTTTTTTCGTCAATACCGGGCATACCAACATTAACATCTAATATGCTTGCCCCTTTTTGCTGTTGTTCTAGGGCCAGGCGTCTTACTTCCGAAAGTTTCCCATCTAAAAGTTCCTGCTGCAGCTTTTTCTTTCCTGTCGGATTAATTCTTTCACCTACAATAACCAGGGGCATATTTTCCCCCATAAATACTGTTTTTCTTGCAGAGGTAAGAGCACTTATTTTGCTCTTAAGCCACATTTTAGGCACAGCACTTTCAGTTCTTTCTTTTATGAGTCTGATGTATTCTGGCGTTGTGCCACAACATCCTCCAATAAGGTTTACCCCTATATTGGTGAATTCATCTATGAAGCTTGCGAATTCTTCCGGTCCTAAATCATAGAAAAGCTCTCCATCTTTGACTACCGGAAGCCCTGCATTGGGTTTTACCAAAATAGGTACTGTAGCAACACCTTTCATCTCCTTAAGTATATGAATCATATCCTTAGGTCCTGTGGAACAGTTGCATCCTATAACATCTGCCCCCAAGGACTGAAGGGTAATGGCAGCAGTAATGGGGTCAGTTCCTGTTAGAGTTTTTTCGTCTTCTCCAAAGGTTAGGCTCACCATCACAGGTAAGTCAGTAGTTTCTTTAACTGCCAGAAGCGCTGCTCTTGCTTCCTGGATATCGATCATGGTTTCAATGACAAATAAATCAACGCCCCCTTCCACAAGGGCTTCTACCTGTTCTTTATATACTTCTACCGCTTCTTCAAAAGCTCTTTCTCCGAAAGGTTTTATGAATTCCCCTGTAGGAGAAAGATCGCCTGCAACTAAGATATCTCTCCCAACAGCTTCTCTTGATAATTGCACTAAACTCATATTGATTTCTCTTACTTGATCTTCTAATCCAAAGGTTTTAAGTTTCCAACGGTTTGCTCCAAAGGTAGGGGCATAAACAATATCAGATCCGGCTTCTTTGTAAGATCCTTGAATTTCCAATATAGCATGAGGATTTTCCAATATCCACTTTTCAGGGCATACACCTTGGGGCATACCTTTCTTCTGAAGCTGTGTGCCGGTGGCACCGTCTAAAATGAGTATTCTTTCTCTCAGCAGTTCATAAAATGTAGTTTTATTCATTCCTTTCTTCTCTCCTTATTCTGTTTTCTACGCCGCATATGGCGGTTACCGATTTCTCCGGCGTCATCATGTATGATTTTGTAAGGCTAATGCCTAATTTATCCAATTTAAGCTCTTCAAAAAAAATCTTTTGATATCTTAAATCTAAATCTCCATAACCTGGGCTATAACGCATAGAAGTTAATGCTTTCCCTTCTTTTTGAAGAGTTTTATTGATAAAATCCATAACCCAGGCAACCGTTTTATCGGCCATTTGAGAAGCAGTAGAATCGAAGATAACAGCTTTTACAGAGTTTTCTTTTTTGATTTCATCTTCTATTGCATGGATCATTTCATCTCCAATAGTAGATGCCATTAAAGCCGCTGTTTCACTGTTTTTTAAAAGTTCTGCTAAGCTTTTGCTTTTAACCAAATGCCTTCCTATGGTGATACTGTGGCAAGTTCGCTCTGTTATAGGCAAGATTAAAAAAGCCCCCTTCGGGTGGCAGTGGCTCACGCCTTCCCAAATGAGCTCCTCGATTTGCTCTTTTTGATCTTTTTCTAATTTGGTTTTCGTCTTTTTATATCCCAAGCGGTATAAAATCCTGTCCATAGGCGGCTCAATCCATATATTCTCAAAATATTTAACAGCAGAGTCCATACAATCACTTCCAAATAGTTTTTATGATTTTATACCATAATTTATCTTTTAATGCAAGAAAAACCGCAGAATTCTCTGCGGTTATTCCTCTTTATTTTCTTCTTCAAGATGATTTGGTTCTTGTACAATTCTTTTAATCTCTCTTTTGGGTTTTTCTAAAATAATTTTCGGAATCACTTTAACATAATAATAATTTTCTTCATCTTCAAACTGTACAGATTCTGCTCTGGAATAATCTACGACACGATGCATGAACTGAACAAGAAACATAAGAAACATGGAAATAATATTGGACACCAGTCCTCCCAGTATATTAACATCCATATCCAGAATTAAGATAGCTACTAAAAAACCTATGATATTAATACCGGTTCCAATGCCTATAGCGACATACCATGAATAGTCAAATGAAAATCTGCTGATACAATAAACCGATAT includes:
- a CDS encoding vitamin B12 dependent-methionine synthase activation domain-containing protein gives rise to the protein MDSAVKYFENIWIEPPMDRILYRLGYKKTKTKLEKDQKEQIEELIWEGVSHCHPKGAFLILPITERTCHSITIGRHLVKSKSLAELLKNSETAALMASTIGDEMIHAIEDEIKKENSVKAVIFDSTASQMADKTVAWVMDFINKTLQKEGKALTSMRYSPGYGDLDLRYQKIFFEELKLDKLGISLTKSYMMTPEKSVTAICGVENRIRREERNE
- a CDS encoding homocysteine S-methyltransferase family protein, which produces MNKTTFYELLRERILILDGATGTQLQKKGMPQGVCPEKWILENPHAILEIQGSYKEAGSDIVYAPTFGANRWKLKTFGLEDQVREINMSLVQLSREAVGRDILVAGDLSPTGEFIKPFGERAFEEAVEVYKEQVEALVEGGVDLFVIETMIDIQEARAALLAVKETTDLPVMVSLTFGEDEKTLTGTDPITAAITLQSLGADVIGCNCSTGPKDMIHILKEMKGVATVPILVKPNAGLPVVKDGELFYDLGPEEFASFIDEFTNIGVNLIGGCCGTTPEYIRLIKERTESAVPKMWLKSKISALTSARKTVFMGENMPLVIVGERINPTGKKKLQQELLDGKLSEVRRLALEQQQKGASILDVNVGMPGIDEKKVMVNVVENLSTLSELPLCIDSSSPEVIEAALRIYPGRALLNSISGEEKKLEKLLPIAAKYGAMFIALPLDDQEIPATAEGRIKVLDRILEEAKKIGYGPQDMVVDGLVMTVSADQKASLTTLGVIEYATKHLKTSSIIGLSNISFGLPERKWLNSAFLMMAMAKGLNMAIANPSSENLMELKMAGDVLIGRDENSKNYIAYFGQSKTISKSIDEKPKEENTRTKIYEAVLKGEKEAIEGYIKKALDEGMKPFDIVDELLIPAINKVGELYDQKEYFLPQLILSAEAMKTGFNYLEPLLLKEDNARKKTKVIIATVKGDIHDIGKNIVGLMLKNYGFEVIDLGKDVPKEEIIKQVKEHNAPIVGLSALMTTTMGEMGVVIDAAKKEGLDTKFMVGGAVVTQAFAEEIGADGYAGDAIEAVRLAQALEK